GAAATCATCGTGGCCAGCGCCCCGTTGTCGCTTATCATCTTGAACACCTGCTTGCTCCCCGGCGATATGAGCAGCGAACAGTTCGGATGCACCGTCCTCCCCTTAAGCGCCGTGGCCACGGCCATAAGGTCGCGGTATGAAGAGTTGGTGCAGGAGCCTATCGCCACTTGGGTCACCTTCACCCCCTTGAGCTTTTTCACCGCCGTTACGTTGTCCGGGCTGTGGGGCTGGGCCACCATGGGCTCCAGCTTGTCCAGGTTTATCACTATCTCCTCGTCATACACTGCGTCCTTGTCCGGCCCAAGCTCTTTCCACGACTTCTCGCGTTTCTGGGCCTTCATAAACTCCAGCGTCTTCGCGTCGGACGGGAATATGGAGGTGGTGGCGCCAAGCTCTGCGCCCATGTTGGTAACCGTCGCCCTGTCCGGCACGCTCAGGGACTTCACCCCCGGCCCGGTGTATTCGACTATCTTGCCCACGCCCCCCTTGACGGTGAGCTGGCGCAAAACTTCAAGGATGATGTCCTTTGCGGACACCCACGCCGAAAGCTTCCCTTCCAGCCTCACCGCAAGCACCTTCGGGCATGCAAGCTCGAAAGGCTGCCCGGCCATGGCCATGGCCACGTCCAGCCCGCCCGCGCCGATGGCTATCATGCCAAGGCCGCCCTGGGTGGGGGTGTGGCTGTCCGATCCTAAAAGGGTCTGGCCCGGCACGCCGAACCGCTCCAGATGCACCTGGTGGCAGATGCCGTTGCCCGGGCGGGAGAAATGGATGCCGTATTTCGCCGCCACCGACTGCAAGTAAAGGTGGTCGTCCGCGTTTTTAAAATCTGTCTGCAGCGTGTTGTGGTCCACATAGGAGACCGACAGCTTGGTCTTCACCCGTGGGATACCCATCGCCTCGAACTGGAGGTACGCCATCGTCCCGGTGGCGTCCTGCGTGAGGGTCTGGTCCATGCGGATGGCGATTTTTTCGCCCGGTTTGAGTTCGCCTTCGGCAAGATGGCTTTTAAGGATTTTCTGCGCAAGATTGAGTCCCATTCCCAGTCTCTCCAACCTTTAAGAATTATAAGTTCGTTTGTTAGTTTCACGGCCCTGGGGCGCACATACCCCTGCCGGGATTTGACCGTTTAAGACACTCCCCACCAGACAGATGATGTCACAGATCGGGTTTTAAATTGTGGAATTTTCCCATTTTATTGTCAAGGGAAAAGGAGGGGAAGGCGCCCCTTCCCGTGCCTTGTCAGCCCGCCGGGAAATAAGGATGGCGGCGGGCGGCCCACCCCCGGCGGAAGGGGTATAATATCCCGCAAATCTCAAGGGATCGTAAAAATGTCCGGAACTCTCCACCGCGTGGCCGCCATCATCCAGGCAAGGTGCGGCTCCACGAGGCTTCACAACAAGATATTCGAGCCCATCGGCCCAAAGCCGCTCCTGTGGTGGGTGGTGAAACGGCTGAAGAACACACCCCTTGTGGATTCGGTCATCATCGCCACGTCCACCCTGGAGCCGGACGCGGCGGTGGAGGCTTTCGCGGCAAGCGAGGGGTTGCCATGCGTGCGCGGATCGGAAGACGACGTGCTCGACAGGTATATGGCCGCCATCCGGGCGTATCCGGCGCAAACAGTCGTCCGCGCCACAGGGGACAATCCGCTGGTGGACCCGGCCACCCTGAACAACATGATCAAAGCGCATCTTGCCTCCGGCGCCGATTACACGGGCCTTTCCGGCTCCGCCCCGTTGGGTTCGACGGCGGAGGTTTTCTCGGCGGAGGCGCTGGAGCGGACATGGCGGGAGGCCCAAACGCCGCAATACCGGGAGCATGTCACCGCCTACATGTACACAAACCCGGACAAATTCCGCATCAACCGCGTCCCCGCCGCAAACGGCGTCACCGGAAGGAGATACAGGCTCACCGTGGACACCGCAAAGGACATGGAGCTTGTGAAAACGATCTACGCGAAGCTCGATGAGCATGGCGAACCCTTCGATTGCGTCCACGCGGTGAAGTTGCTGGAGGCCCATCCGGAGATGGCGGCGATAAACGCGGGCGTGGAGCAGAAGGACTGGCGGGAGACGAAATAGAATCCCCTTTAGAGCGCGGGGTCTGGCCTTCACCTCGCCCTTGAGGGGAGAGGTCGGCGCTTTAGCGCCGGGTGAGGGTGCTAATTCATATCTCCACCTCCAGCCCGTCGTATGCAAGCTTCACGTTGTCCGGCAGACTGCGCGACAATTCCTTGTGCCCGATGTTGTGGTTCAAGTGCGTAAGATATGCCCGGCGGGGGGCCAGCTTCTTTATCGCGCCGAGGGCTTTTTCGACGGTGAAATGTGTGTCGTGGCTTTTCAGTCCCAGCGCGCCAAGGATGAGCGTGTCCACCCCCTTGAGCAGTTTCATGGAGGCAGGGGGGATTTTCGAGCAGTCGGTGACGTATGCGGCGGAACCGATTCTATACCCGTATATCTCCATCTCCCCGTGGAACACGGGGACCGGCGTGATTTTTAAAGATCCCACGCAAATCTCCCCCTCGATAACGTTCAGGGCGAGCTTTGGTTTTCCGCCCCCTTTTCCCGGATGGTCGTCGAAGATATAGCCGAACATGCGCATGATTCGCTCCAGGGTCTCCCGGTTGCCGTAACAGGCCACCGGCTCTTTTTGCAGGAAATTGAAGCTTCGAAGCTCGTCTATGCCGTGCACGTGGTCGGCATGGTGGTGGGTGTATATCACCGCGTCCAGCCTGCGTATCCCGGCCCGCAGCGCCTGGGCGCGAAGGTCCGTGGAGGTGTCCACAAGCACGCTGGCCCCCTCCCCTTGCACCCATATGGAGGCGCGAAGCCTTTTGTCCCGCGTGTCGGACGATGCGCACACCGGGCAATCGCACCCGATCATGGGGATCCCCGTTGATGTCCCGGTGCCAAGGAAAGTGAGATTCGCCATTCTATGTCCGCGCGGCCTGCCGCGCCCTTTTATTTGCCCGGATTAGATTCTACTATTTTACGGGCAGTGATTGCGAATGGCGAGCTTTCGCACGACCGGGCCGATTTGCCGAAAATTTCCAGGCTCTTTGCCAGGTCTCCTTTTTCCATGGCGTAAAGCCCCGCCATGAAATAGACCGAGCTTTTGTCCCGGAAAAGCTTCTCGCAGGCGGGA
This DNA window, taken from Nitrospinota bacterium, encodes the following:
- a CDS encoding aconitate hydratase, producing MGLNLAQKILKSHLAEGELKPGEKIAIRMDQTLTQDATGTMAYLQFEAMGIPRVKTKLSVSYVDHNTLQTDFKNADDHLYLQSVAAKYGIHFSRPGNGICHQVHLERFGVPGQTLLGSDSHTPTQGGLGMIAIGAGGLDVAMAMAGQPFELACPKVLAVRLEGKLSAWVSAKDIILEVLRQLTVKGGVGKIVEYTGPGVKSLSVPDRATVTNMGAELGATTSIFPSDAKTLEFMKAQKREKSWKELGPDKDAVYDEEIVINLDKLEPMVAQPHSPDNVTAVKKLKGVKVTQVAIGSCTNSSYRDLMAVATALKGRTVHPNCSLLISPGSKQVFKMISDNGALATMISAGARVLESACGPCIGMGAAPNSAGVSIRTFNRNFKGRSGTDDAGVYLVSPETAAACAIKGEIADPRKLGKFKAAALPKKYEVNDNMVVFPLAPAKAAKVDIVRGPNIAPLPRFDRLAESLSGPVLLKTADNITTDDIMPAGAKVLPLRSNIPAISEFVFEKVDKTFPKRAREAAGGFVVGGTNYGQGSSREHAAIAPKYLGVKAVIVKSFARIHMANLINFGILPLVFVTEADYGKIDQGDELSINTANLDNLTVVNKTKGIQIPVKHSMGGRDLEVIKAGGLLTWAASRASNG
- a CDS encoding glycosyltransferase family protein, coding for MSGTLHRVAAIIQARCGSTRLHNKIFEPIGPKPLLWWVVKRLKNTPLVDSVIIATSTLEPDAAVEAFAASEGLPCVRGSEDDVLDRYMAAIRAYPAQTVVRATGDNPLVDPATLNNMIKAHLASGADYTGLSGSAPLGSTAEVFSAEALERTWREAQTPQYREHVTAYMYTNPDKFRINRVPAANGVTGRRYRLTVDTAKDMELVKTIYAKLDEHGEPFDCVHAVKLLEAHPEMAAINAGVEQKDWRETK
- a CDS encoding MBL fold metallo-hydrolase; translation: MANLTFLGTGTSTGIPMIGCDCPVCASSDTRDKRLRASIWVQGEGASVLVDTSTDLRAQALRAGIRRLDAVIYTHHHADHVHGIDELRSFNFLQKEPVACYGNRETLERIMRMFGYIFDDHPGKGGGKPKLALNVIEGEICVGSLKITPVPVFHGEMEIYGYRIGSAAYVTDCSKIPPASMKLLKGVDTLILGALGLKSHDTHFTVEKALGAIKKLAPRRAYLTHLNHNIGHKELSRSLPDNVKLAYDGLEVEI